The following are encoded together in the Bradyrhizobium algeriense genome:
- a CDS encoding NAD(P)-dependent oxidoreductase: MAKVAFLGLGVMGFPMAGHLVKKGGHEVTVYNRTGAKAAEWADKFGGRTAPTPRAAADGQDFVMCCVGNDNDLRAVTIGTDGAFAGMKKGAVFVDHTTASAEVARELDAAATKAGFKFIDAPVSGGQAGAENGVLTVMCGGKEDAYAAAEPIIAGSYARMCKLLGPAGAGQLTKMVNQICIAGLVQGLSEGLHFAKKSGLDVAAVVETISKGAAQSWQMENRYKAMNEGKFDFGFAVEWMRKDLSICIAEARRNGANLPVTALVDQFYAEVEKMGGKRWDTSSLMARLER; encoded by the coding sequence ATGGCTAAAGTCGCTTTTCTCGGTCTCGGCGTCATGGGTTTCCCCATGGCAGGACATCTGGTGAAAAAAGGCGGCCACGAGGTGACCGTGTACAACCGGACCGGCGCCAAGGCTGCGGAATGGGCGGACAAATTCGGCGGGCGCACGGCGCCGACGCCGAGGGCCGCGGCCGATGGCCAGGATTTCGTGATGTGCTGCGTCGGCAACGACAATGACCTGCGTGCGGTCACGATCGGTACCGACGGCGCCTTCGCCGGCATGAAAAAGGGTGCTGTCTTCGTCGACCACACCACCGCCTCCGCCGAGGTTGCCCGCGAGCTCGACGCCGCCGCCACCAAGGCCGGCTTCAAGTTCATCGACGCGCCGGTATCCGGCGGCCAGGCCGGTGCGGAAAACGGCGTGCTGACGGTGATGTGCGGCGGCAAGGAAGATGCCTATGCCGCGGCCGAGCCGATCATCGCCGGCTCCTACGCCAGGATGTGCAAACTTCTCGGGCCCGCCGGCGCCGGCCAGCTCACCAAGATGGTCAACCAGATCTGCATCGCGGGTCTGGTCCAGGGCCTGTCCGAGGGCCTTCATTTCGCAAAGAAGTCGGGGCTCGACGTTGCGGCCGTGGTCGAGACCATCTCCAAGGGCGCGGCGCAGTCGTGGCAGATGGAGAACCGCTACAAAGCGATGAACGAGGGCAAGTTCGATTTCGGCTTTGCGGTCGAATGGATGCGCAAGGACCTCTCGATCTGCATCGCCGAGGCCCGCCGCAACGGCGCCAACCTGCCGGTGACCGCTTTGGTCGATCAGTTCTACGCTGAGGTCGAGAAGATGGGCGGCAAGCGCTGGGATACGTCGAGCCTGATGGCCCGGCTGGAGCGGTGA
- a CDS encoding TRAP transporter substrate-binding protein, with amino-acid sequence MKRRDFLKVSAAGAAATAVASPAIAQSSPEIKWRLTSSFPKSLDTIYGGAEQVAKFVAEMTDNKFQIQVFAAGEIVPGLQALDATSNNTVEMCHTVSYYYVGKDPTFAIYASVPFGLNARQQNSWWYQGGGEALGNEFFKKFGVIGFACGNTGAQMGGWFRKEIKTVADLSGLKMRIGGIAGQVFQKVGVVPQQLAAGEIYPALEKGTIDAAEWVGPYDDEKLGFAKVAKYYYYPGFWEGGPMVHAFCNLEKWNSLPKNYQAILTNAMAHANTWMNARYDMQNPSALKRLVAGGTQLRPFTNEVLEASLKATNELWAELSGKNADFKKSIDAMQAYRSDQYLWWQVAEYTYDSFMIRSRTRG; translated from the coding sequence ATGAAGCGTCGTGATTTTTTGAAGGTTTCAGCGGCCGGTGCTGCCGCGACAGCCGTTGCCTCGCCGGCGATCGCGCAATCATCGCCTGAGATCAAATGGCGCCTGACGTCGAGCTTTCCGAAGTCGCTCGACACCATCTATGGCGGCGCTGAGCAGGTGGCGAAGTTCGTCGCCGAGATGACCGACAACAAGTTTCAGATCCAGGTGTTCGCGGCCGGCGAAATCGTCCCCGGCCTGCAGGCGCTGGACGCGACGTCGAACAACACCGTCGAGATGTGTCATACCGTCTCGTACTACTATGTCGGCAAGGACCCGACCTTTGCGATCTATGCCTCGGTCCCGTTCGGCCTCAATGCGCGCCAGCAGAATTCCTGGTGGTACCAGGGCGGCGGTGAGGCGCTCGGCAACGAGTTCTTCAAGAAGTTCGGCGTGATCGGCTTCGCCTGCGGCAATACCGGCGCGCAGATGGGCGGCTGGTTCCGCAAGGAGATCAAGACGGTTGCTGATCTCTCGGGCCTCAAGATGCGCATCGGCGGGATCGCCGGACAGGTCTTTCAGAAGGTCGGCGTGGTGCCGCAGCAGCTCGCCGCCGGCGAGATATATCCGGCGCTCGAAAAGGGCACCATTGACGCGGCCGAGTGGGTTGGTCCCTACGATGACGAAAAGCTCGGCTTCGCGAAGGTCGCCAAGTACTACTACTACCCGGGCTTCTGGGAAGGCGGTCCGATGGTCCACGCGTTCTGCAATCTCGAGAAGTGGAATTCGTTGCCGAAGAACTACCAGGCGATTCTCACCAATGCCATGGCCCACGCCAACACCTGGATGAATGCACGTTACGACATGCAGAACCCCTCCGCGCTGAAGCGTCTGGTCGCCGGCGGCACGCAGCTACGTCCCTTCACCAACGAAGTGCTGGAAGCCAGTCTGAAGGCCACCAACGAGTTGTGGGCTGAGCTCTCGGGCAAGAACGCCGACTTCAAGAAGTCGATCGACGCGATGCAGGCCTACCGCTCCGACCAGTATCTGTGGTGGCAGGTTGCCGAATACACCTACGACAGCTTCATGATCCGCTCGCGCACCCGCGGCTGA
- a CDS encoding Mrp/NBP35 family ATP-binding protein: MSVTQQQVLDSLGGVVSPRGVPLTNANVLSAISVTDGKVFFSINVDAAEARVWESVRAQAEAAVRAIPGVTAAMIALTAERKPGSPSAAPAPHRHAHSHSPGVQPVAAHRPPQGAASPMSKQAEIPGVAAVIAVASGKGGVGKSTTALNLALGLRDLGLRVGLLDADIYGPSVPRLTGINEKPQLDDNRKMIPIQRFGLSIMSIGFLVEENTAMIWRGPMVMSAITQMLRDVAWGTLDILVVDMPPGTGDAQLTLAQNVPLKGAVIISTPQDLSLIDARRGLAMFRKVNVPVLGIVENMSYFQCPECGTRSDIFGHGGARHEAERLGVPFLGEIPLHMSIRTTSDDGNPVVASEPDGPHAAIYRAIGTRVRDQLQGAIAAA, translated from the coding sequence GTGAGCGTTACGCAGCAACAGGTTCTCGATTCCCTTGGCGGAGTGGTGTCGCCGCGCGGCGTGCCCTTGACCAATGCCAACGTGCTGTCGGCGATCTCGGTCACCGACGGCAAGGTGTTCTTCTCCATCAACGTCGACGCCGCGGAGGCCCGCGTCTGGGAAAGCGTGCGCGCGCAGGCCGAGGCCGCCGTGCGCGCGATTCCCGGCGTCACCGCGGCGATGATCGCGCTGACGGCCGAGCGCAAGCCCGGCTCGCCATCTGCAGCACCTGCGCCGCATCGCCATGCGCATTCACATTCTCCCGGCGTGCAACCGGTCGCCGCGCATCGCCCGCCGCAAGGCGCGGCGTCGCCGATGTCGAAACAGGCGGAGATACCGGGCGTTGCCGCGGTTATCGCGGTGGCCTCGGGCAAGGGCGGCGTCGGAAAGTCGACCACCGCGCTCAACCTGGCGCTGGGTCTGCGCGACCTGGGCCTGCGCGTCGGCCTGCTCGACGCCGACATTTACGGCCCATCGGTGCCGCGGCTGACCGGCATCAATGAGAAGCCGCAACTCGATGACAACAGGAAGATGATTCCGATCCAGCGTTTCGGGCTTTCCATCATGTCGATCGGTTTTCTGGTCGAGGAAAACACCGCGATGATCTGGCGCGGGCCGATGGTGATGTCGGCGATCACCCAGATGCTGCGCGACGTGGCGTGGGGTACGCTCGATATTCTGGTCGTCGACATGCCGCCCGGCACCGGCGATGCGCAATTGACGCTGGCGCAGAATGTGCCGCTGAAGGGAGCGGTGATCATCTCGACCCCGCAGGATCTCTCGCTGATCGACGCGCGCAGAGGGCTCGCGATGTTCAGGAAGGTCAACGTGCCGGTGCTCGGCATCGTCGAGAACATGAGCTACTTCCAGTGCCCCGAATGCGGCACGCGCTCGGACATTTTCGGTCATGGCGGCGCGCGGCATGAAGCGGAACGGCTGGGCGTCCCGTTCCTGGGCGAGATCCCGCTGCACATGTCGATCCGGACCACCTCCGATGACGGTAACCCGGTGGTGGCGAGCGAACCGGACGGCCCGCATGCCGCGATTTACCGGGCGATCGGGACCAGGGTTCGCGACCAGCTTCAGGGCGCTATCGCCGCGGCCTGA
- a CDS encoding VOC family protein yields the protein MGVSVGVLDHFNIRTRNLADTVRFYEDILGLEKGARPNFAFPGAWMYSEGKAVVHLVDISRTEEPQKPDSGVVHHVAFASYGFDGMKRRLEAKGMAYDSRQVPGGDLWQIFVNDPNGVMIELNYEAAKETAAAPAERRDDVGAR from the coding sequence ATGGGCGTCAGCGTGGGCGTGCTCGACCATTTCAATATCCGGACCCGCAACCTTGCCGATACGGTCCGGTTCTATGAGGACATTCTGGGCCTGGAAAAGGGCGCCCGGCCGAACTTTGCTTTCCCCGGGGCGTGGATGTACAGCGAGGGCAAGGCGGTGGTGCACCTCGTCGATATCTCCAGGACCGAGGAACCGCAGAAGCCGGATTCCGGCGTCGTCCACCATGTCGCGTTTGCCAGCTACGGCTTCGACGGCATGAAGCGGCGGCTGGAAGCGAAGGGCATGGCATATGACTCCCGGCAGGTGCCGGGCGGTGACCTCTGGCAGATCTTCGTCAATGACCCCAACGGCGTCATGATCGAACTGAACTATGAGGCCGCCAAGGAGACGGCCGCAGCCCCTGCCGAGCGGCGGGATGATGTGGGAGCGAGGTAG